One genomic region from Fictibacillus marinisediminis encodes:
- a CDS encoding YfhE family protein: protein MKSKKRQAEERNADLTKTQEMLYKEEMKSADGAGKNASPSSQQTR from the coding sequence ATGAAAAGTAAAAAACGCCAAGCTGAAGAGCGGAACGCCGATCTGACCAAAACACAGGAAATGCTCTATAAAGAAGAAATGAAATCAGCAGATGGAGCAGGGAAAAACGCGTCCCCTTCTTCCCAGCAAACAAGATAG
- a CDS encoding YfhD family protein, translating to MDHEKNQLSNAQDGLTEADQMQPQGVDVQYSSEVADQDDREALERAEEADRRQLNQ from the coding sequence ATGGATCATGAAAAGAACCAGTTAAGTAATGCACAGGATGGCCTGACAGAAGCAGATCAGATGCAGCCTCAGGGTGTAGATGTTCAATACTCTTCTGAGGTTGCTGACCAGGACGACCGTGAAGCATTAGAACGTGCCGAAGAAGCAGATCGCCGCCAA